A window of Helicobacter pylori genomic DNA:
AATAATACTCTTTATGGTGGATTTCTATCGTTTCAAAAGGGAGGTTTTTAATGTGGGTGTGCGCTTTGATTTCAGGGTTTTGCAAGATTTCTAAGGCTTCTTTAAAATGCTCCACAAAAAAGCATTGCAAATTAGGAATGAGCGAAAAAAGCTCTTCATTCGCTTTAGGTGCAATGATTTTTGCATGGGGGCGTTTAATGGCAATGTCTAAAAGCATGGGGAAAATGTTAGAATTGGGTTTGATCTTGCCATCAAGCCCTAACTCCCCAAAAGCAAACCACTCTTTAGCGCTTAATTCTTGTTTTTGCAAAGCGATTAAAAGAGCGATAGGCAAGTCAAAATGGCTCCCGGATTTAGGCAAATCTGAAGGCGAAAGGTTGATGGTGATTTTTAAAGGCGGGAAAGTGAAATCGTTATTTTGTAAGGCTGATTGGACTCGCTGCTTGGCTTCTTGGATAGAATTGTTAGCAAGACCTGAAATCACAAACGCCGGTAAAGCCCTTGTGAAAGTCGCTTCCACAGCCACGATTTCTGCCACCCCCTTTTGCATGGTCGCGCAAAATATCGTGTTAATCATGGCTAGGACTTGTTTTTGGGATTTTTATTTAATTCTTTGAGTTCTTTTTCAAATTTTTTACGCTTCAAAATGGACAATTTATCCACGAATAACACGCCATTGAGATGGTCTATCTCATGCTGAATGGCTACCGCTAACAACTCGCTCGCTTCTAAAACTTTCACTTCAGCGAAGCGGTTTTGATACTCTATTTTAACCTTTTCAAAACGCTCCACTTCTTCATAAAACCCCGGCACAGACAAGCACCCTTCTCTATACATCATTGACCCCTTCGTTTCTATCCATTTAGGGTTAATGATTTCTAGGCAATCCTCTTTATACTGCACGCCATCTTCTCGTGGGAGGTTGATAAGCAGCATTCTTAAGGGTAAGCCCACTTGAATCGCCGCTAACCCTATCCCTTCACTTTCTATCATGGTTTCATACATGTCATCTAGTTGTTGGTGGAGTTTTTCATCAAAAGAAACAACCTCTTTAGAAATCGTTCTTAAGATTTTAGAAGGGTAATGGATAATTTCTAATAACGCCATGCGATCACTTCACATTTTTTTGCAACACTTTATCAATCAAGCCATATTCTTTAGCTTCTTTAGCGCTCATGTAAAAATCCCTATCCGTGTCTTTAGCGATTTGCTCTAAGCTTTGCCCTGAATTTTGAGCCAAAATAGAATTCATCAAACCCTTAAGCCTGAGAATTTCGTTAGAAATGATTTCAATATCGCTCGCTTGCCCTTGAGCCCCCCCTAAAGGCTGGTGGATCATAATCCTTGAATGAGGCAATGAAAAGCGCTTGCCCTTAGCCCCACAGCTCAATAAAAACGCCCCCATAGAAGCCGCTTGACCGATGCAAATCGTAGAAACATCAGGGCGGATAAAATTCATCGTATCATAAATACTAAGACCGCTTGTTATCACCCCACCAGGAGAATTGATATACAAACCAATGTCTTTTTCAGGATCTTCAGCTTCCAAAAACAAGAGTTGGGCCACAATAGAAGACGCCACGCTGTCATTAATCTCACCGCTCAATAAAACGATGCGATCCTTTAAAAGGCGCGAGTAAATATCATAACTGCGCTCCCCACGATCGGTATTCTCTATCACATAAGGAATGTATCCCATCATCTCTCCTTTTTAGCCGTTCAGCCCACTTGAGTTTTTTGAGCGTTGGGCCTCATTTTTTCTAAAATTTCTTGTTGCTCTTTAGATAGGTTTTTATCTAAGAAATAAGTCAGCACCCTATCTTCAATCATCGCCATTTTCACCGCTGCTAACATGTTGTTTTTGCGGTATTGCTCAATGAGATTTTCTGGGTTTTGCCCTGTCATCAGCGCTTCATAATACAAGGTTTGAAAGACTTTATTATCATGCACGCCAATTTTTTCTTCTTTAGCTAAAGCGTCAATGATGAAAGTGATTTTCACGCTTTTTGTCGCATCATTCCTAAAACTTTCACGCTTTTCTTTGGCTTTTTCTTGATTTTCTTGCAAGGATTTGACTTCCTCTGCTTGCATGGAATAAAGAGCGTTCCTGAATAACAAATCCATTTCTTGCTCTATGATCGTTTTAGGCAAATCAAAAAGGATTTTTTCATCTAAATTTTCAATCAATTTTTCTTTCAACTCTTCATTGTAGAGCCTAGCCTTATTTTCTAAAAATAATTGCCCTTTAACCCTTTCTTTTAAAAGCTCCAAAGTCGCATTTTCTTCATTAGCTAAGACGATTTTAGCGAGTTCGTCATTGATTTCTAACACTTCACGCGCTTGAATCTGGTGCAATTTCACTTTAAAAAGGGCTTCTTTACCGGCTAAATGCCCTGCATGATAATCGCTAGGGAAAGTCAAAGAAAATTCTTTCTCTTCACCTGCTTGCATGCCTAAAAGAGCTTTTTCAAAATCTCCTAGCATTTGCTTACTGCCTAAAATCAAACTGAAATTTTGAGCCTTGCCCCCTTCAAAAGGCGCATTGTCTATAAAGCCTTCAAAATCAATCGTTAATTTATCGTCGTTTTGAGCTTTTTTTTGAGCGTCAGTGTCTATAAACTTCGCATAGTCTTTAGCGAATTGTTTCAAACGCTCATTAACCTTTTCTTCATTTGGAACTTCCACTCCCACGCTAGGCACACACTCTTTGATCTGGTCTAACACGATCGTGGGTTTCAAGCCGATATCCGCTTCTATTTCAAAATGCGTGTCTTTTTTTTCAAATTTAGTGAAATTGGGGCTACCGATGAGATCCTTAG
This region includes:
- the def gene encoding peptide deformylase; amino-acid sequence: MALLEIIHYPSKILRTISKEVVSFDEKLHQQLDDMYETMIESEGIGLAAIQVGLPLRMLLINLPREDGVQYKEDCLEIINPKWIETKGSMMYREGCLSVPGFYEEVERFEKVKIEYQNRFAEVKVLEASELLAVAIQHEIDHLNGVLFVDKLSILKRKKFEKELKELNKNPKNKS
- the clpP gene encoding ATP-dependent Clp endopeptidase proteolytic subunit ClpP, translating into MGYIPYVIENTDRGERSYDIYSRLLKDRIVLLSGEINDSVASSIVAQLLFLEAEDPEKDIGLYINSPGGVITSGLSIYDTMNFIRPDVSTICIGQAASMGAFLLSCGAKGKRFSLPHSRIMIHQPLGGAQGQASDIEIISNEILRLKGLMNSILAQNSGQSLEQIAKDTDRDFYMSAKEAKEYGLIDKVLQKNVK
- the tig gene encoding trigger factor codes for the protein MNLEVKKIDTANACLSAKLSIEDLEKRYDKIAQKIAQKVKIDGFRRGKVPLSLVKSRYQAQVEQDAQEEMFQEILKNALKELGIEAKDLIGSPNFTKFEKKDTHFEIEADIGLKPTIVLDQIKECVPSVGVEVPNEEKVNERLKQFAKDYAKFIDTDAQKKAQNDDKLTIDFEGFIDNAPFEGGKAQNFSLILGSKQMLGDFEKALLGMQAGEEKEFSLTFPSDYHAGHLAGKEALFKVKLHQIQAREVLEINDELAKIVLANEENATLELLKERVKGQLFLENKARLYNEELKEKLIENLDEKILFDLPKTIIEQEMDLLFRNALYSMQAEEVKSLQENQEKAKEKRESFRNDATKSVKITFIIDALAKEEKIGVHDNKVFQTLYYEALMTGQNPENLIEQYRKNNMLAAVKMAMIEDRVLTYFLDKNLSKEQQEILEKMRPNAQKTQVG